The genomic region TGCCACCTGCGCCCTCGGCGGGGTCCTCAGCACCGGCCTCACCCACCTCGCAGTCACGCCGCTCGACCTCGTCAAGTGCAATATGCAGGTCTCTGAAGCAGAAACAGGCTCCCCTGCTGCTCCTGTACAAGCTTCCTGTGCCCTAATGCTAATTTCCAACGGGAATTGCTCTTCGCAGGTTGACCCTAGCAAGTACAGGGACATCTCGTCTGGCTTCGGTGTGCTGCTCCAAGAGCAAGGTCTTGGTGGGTTCTTCAAAGGCTGGATGGCCACGCTGGTTGGGTATAGTAGCCAGGGAGCTTGCAAGTTTGGTTTCTACGAGTACTTCAAGAAGTGTTACTCGGACATTGCTGGCCCCGAGAATGCTGACAGGTTGAAGACCGTCATCTACCTCGCTGCATCGGCGTCGGCTGAGGTAATTGCAGATTTAGCTCTCTGCCCCATGGAAGCCGTCAAGGTTCGAATCCAGACCCAGCCGGGATTCGCTCGATGCCTAACCGATGGGCTTCCGAAGCTTGTCCGGTCCGAAGGTGCCTTTGGGTATAATAGATACTGCATGTCCTGTACTGATTATGTTATGATTGGTTCTATTCAAGATACTGCAGAACACTCTTTAACACTCTGTGTTCATTTCAGGCTTTACAAGGGAATAGTTCCTCTTTGGGGCCGCCAAATTCCTTGTGAGTCGAATTCATCACAAATTATATTTTCCTACTGTATTTGCATGCCAAGGGTTAAATAGTACATGACCAAACAATACTAGTAGCGCTGATACCAGAATCTTCTTTTAGCTTGTTTCCGATAGAAACAATTTTAGAGATTCTTTAGAGTGTTAAAGGCTAGAAATTTCATGGGAGCATAGAGTTGGGGCTGACATGATTCCAGGATGCCCGTGAAACTGAGTTAGCCATTTATCACTGCTGCTTTTCTAAAGACTATACAAGTTTGGCACTACTTAATTTCTGTAATTTTGACCTAGTTTGCAGCCCTCCTCAGCCATGAAAAGCCTAGTTGATTTTATTGTTTCCTACTATGAAATGTGCAATCCAGATCATATATAGCTGCCACAGCAGTTGATTGTTGTTATTAGCAAAAGGACGACTTTTAACCCTAAACTCTAGTTTACAAGTGATTCCAGCTAACGAGGATGCCAGCTTTTGCCACATTATTAAACAAATCAATTGAGAGAGAACATATGGAGAAGTATGACATGAGGAATAGTGAGAGCACTATGTGGGTTTAACCCAAACCATACCCATCCGGCCATTGTGAGCTGATTTGTTTGATGACATGGCAGTTCTATAGTAGCAATGTGGCAGACATGTGGTATccataaaaatatatggaaagcaTGACACTAGTGGGCAAATTACAAATCAAAGAAATATAATTTGGTTGAATATGGTGCTCATGGATGAAGTACTTAATTGTTCAACATGACAATGAAACAGTTTTTGCAGCCATCTTATACCCTTTTAGTAACTGCCACGCGGCGATGTCGTACGCACGTGCGGCCATGTAGACGGAGTCGAACGTGCCGATCCAGTAGCGATAGCCATTGCACTGGAACTCCACGACAAGTTCCCGGACGGCTTCTTCCGCACTCCGAAGAAGCCGGTCTTGCTCTTGGAGATTTTTTTGGGTGGCATGGCAGTGGCGCGGTTGCGTCTGAGCGTCGAGTCGAGCACCGGCGGCTGGCGGAGCTCGAATTGGGCGGCGGCCGGGCTTCAACTGAGGTGGGGCAGGGTGTCAGAGCTTGAATTGGACAGCGGTAGTGTGGCGGCGGAAAAGCAGGGCAGATGCGGCCGACGGAGCTCGAATCGGACAGCGGTAGCATGGCGGCGGAAAAGCAGGGCGGATGCGGCCGACGGAGCTTGAATCGGGCGGCCGCCGAGCTTcaactgaggcggggcagggcgcCAGAGCTCGAATCGGGCGGCCGCCGAGCTTCAACTGAGGAGGGGCAGGGCGCCGGAGCTGGGCGGAAAAGCTGGGTGGAAAAGCGGGGCGGATGCAGCCGATTTGAAGGCGGGGGATGCTGAAATGCAGTAGAACCCATGGTGGAGGGTGGGAAGGCCAGATCTGGCGGCGGGGTCTGGTGGGCGGGCGGCTGTGGTTGAAGTGGCGGTTGGCGGTTGGCGCGCAGCTGGCCATTTTACATCACCACGCGGCTGGTGATGTAAATCTGCATCTCcaagtgttgtattttacatcacttGGAGCAGGTGATGTAAAAATTTATAcatctacatcatctgttggagcatTGTTTTTAGGCCTGGTGATGTAAAAGTTAGTTATTTATAcatctacatcatctattggagatgctcttaggtgtGTGCCCTGATCTACTTTTCCATTACCTTTGCAGACACTATGATGAAATTTGCATGCTTTGAGACCATTGTTGAGATGGTGTACAAGCATGCTGTGCCAAAACCAAAAGATCAATGCAGTAAACCATTGCAGCTAGCAGTGAGTTTTGCAGGGGGGTACATTGCTGGAGTCTTGTGTGCTGCTGTCTCTCATCCTGCAGACAACCTGGTGTCTTTTCTCAACAATGCAAAGGGAGCCACTGTGGCAGATGTAAGTTGCAAGTCCTATTCCAGTAAATAATTAAAATCTCAGAACTGTTAACTATATAGCTTACGCCCATCTTGCTGCCAGATGGTATTCACTTATAGTATCAATATTATGGTAATTTTGAACTGTTCTGATCAATTAATTGTGCTTCCAGGCTATAACAACCATTGGGCTGTGGGGCCTTTTCACTCGTGGCCTTCCACTCCGTATTATCATGGTCGGTACTCTTACCGGAGCGCAATGGGCAACATACGACGCGTTTAAAGTATTTGTTGGGCTGTAAGTATCCCTTGCTGTGTATTACATGCATCTCTGACATCATCAACAATTTATGCCGCAATACCAAATTATCTCATGGTTGCTTGTGATTAATTCTCCAGACCAACCACCGGGGGAGTCAGCTCTAGTTGTCATGCTGCCACTACTTTGCACCGAGTAGATCATGAGAAGCAGAACTGACCGCACCAGGGAAGGTCTTGTGCTGAGTTATCTGTAACCGGAGTAGATGTATAAACCGGCACCCCCGGAGCTGCTCTGATTCTTGCAAGAGCTCCAGCATTGGAGGATGAAGTGTTGAATGTACACCATGAGACTTTCTTTTAGCCGGTTAGGAAATTTCACATTCAAGGGGTTTTTGTTTGTTGCTACCCCCTTGGACGTTGGAGAACATACAAGGAACGAAACAAGCTTCAGAGATTGATTTGTCTGGCGCATTGGCGTAATCATCTGAATACATCTTGCACATGGCCTGTGTCGGCCTGGCCTGTTTATGCAGCCTACATAATCAGAAGAATgaaccataagaattgaaaataacTGTTAAGTATCCAGAATGTATTAAACTCAACTATCTGAACCTAACTTTATACATCCTACCACGAAATCACTGGTTCTCAAACTACTGATTTTGCCGTTTTAGATGTCATCCGTATAGCTTTCATGGGTACCAGAATGATCTCGACTATCCGAACCTAACTTTAGATAGAAAATGCCTACCACAAAATCACCGATTCTCAAACCACTACAAAGTGCACAGTTTCTAGCGCTTTGCTGAGTATTTTTGTGGCTCAACATGATCTTGTAGCTTTTAGCAAAAAAGTCGGCTTCACTTTGTGCTTTCGGTTACAACCAAACAAATGCACTACAGCAGAACTAAACAGATTAGCAAGAACATGAACCGCTTCATGAACAGATTGGAACATGATGCTCATAAATCGCATTTACCATGATAGTATACCTTGAAGAGCACTCTGCTTGCCCAGGAATATGACAATTACACAATCGTGTGCCAAAGGGATAACGTCCAAAAACGAAGTTACAAAGAGATGACAAACACAAACAGATAAAATGCTTTGCTTGAAAGCGCACTTAAATAATTTAATCTGCTTATACAGTAAAATTTCAGACAACAATGTAGCACATACTGGTTTGGATAAAGCAAGTGTTCAAAATTTGTAGCCTGATCTCTCTTGCCCACACTCAGATCACCTACTGCTGAGGTCCAGGGTAGCCTTGCATCGGAGGGCGTGGCGGAGGTGCTCCAGGAGTAAAGTTAGCCATTGGACCACcagaaggaggtggaggtggtatTGAACGCGGAGGACCATTTGCAAGCGGAGGCggagggggtggaggttgaagaccGCTCATTGGTGGTGGCGGGATCCTAGGGGGCATTCCCATAGGTGCATTCGGTGGAGGTGGCGGCAGAGCCTGTGGCTGGGATGGTGGCCTTGGTGGAGCACCAGGAGGGCCTCCTGTCCCATTTGGGACAGTACCAGGAGCTGCTGGTTGTCTGTTAATCTCCGGTGCTCTTGGCTTGAAGTATAGTTGCAGCTGTCGTTAAAAAAAGTGAAAGTTGTGAAACAATATTGCTTATAAAGGCAGCTAAATGAAATGGCAAAAAACTGCATAGAAAAACTCACAATGTATGACTTCTTGTCCGGATCCCAATACGAGAAAAACTTGTCTGTTGATTTGTCAATCTCTGTGCTTGGTATCTGCAAATAACAGACAGTATTAAGTATATACACATTGGCTAATGGGTCTGATGCAGCAGAACTTTGCAAGAGATGCACCTTAAAGCCAATGACTTCATAGGGCTCCGCTGCAAAAAGCAGATATTGGTACCTCTTATCCCAAGATTGGATTTTCTGTAAAACAATAGTAGTAAATTAGCAAATGGAAGATTATTAACAGTAAAGCAACATATATCAGGCTGATGATGCTCACACATTAGCCCAGGGCCCTTTAATACCTGTTCATATGATGCCATGAAACGGTGCCTTGGCTTGCTATTATCTTCGATTTCAGGATACTCAATCTGAAAACAGAATGCCAAAATTTGTCACTCCACTACCCCAGTGTACATGGTTATTTAAATGCTCATAACAAGAGAAATCGATAAGAGAAACTGGCTGATTATGTAGCTATTTGTCACTATTCTGAATGTGTTAACTCTTCAGTAAAGGCTGCTTTATCAAAAGATAAACTTCTAGATAGCATTGTAAAATTGATTTGCCAACGGGAGGCAAGTAAAACTGTAGAAAGAACATACTAGTATATGAATAAACTATAAAAGTTGGAAACGAACCTAACTTAACTGGTATCACTATAAGAT from Triticum aestivum cultivar Chinese Spring chromosome 4A, IWGSC CS RefSeq v2.1, whole genome shotgun sequence harbors:
- the LOC123085361 gene encoding mitochondrial phosphate carrier protein 3, mitochondrial encodes the protein MVNRDKAGCPTAAATLPLDRLLASLAANAEQLGKRWEIAVRDRRARAAERRMEADAAPPVQLHTPLFYATCALGGVLSTGLTHLAVTPLDLVKCNMQVDPSKYRDISSGFGVLLQEQGLGGFFKGWMATLVGYSSQGACKFGFYEYFKKCYSDIAGPENADRLKTVIYLAASASAEVIADLALCPMEAVKVRIQTQPGFARCLTDGLPKLVRSEGAFGLYKGIVPLWGRQIPYTMMKFACFETIVEMVYKHAVPKPKDQCSKPLQLAVSFAGGYIAGVLCAAVSHPADNLVSFLNNAKGATVADAITTIGLWGLFTRGLPLRIIMVGTLTGAQWATYDAFKVFVGLPTTGGVSSSCHAATTLHRVDHEKQN
- the LOC123085362 gene encoding splicing factor 3A subunit 2, with product MDREWGSKPGSGGAATSQNEAIDRRERLRRLALETIDLAKDPYFMRNHLGSYECKLCLTLHNNEGNYLAHTQGKRHQTNLAKRAAREAKDAPAQPQPNKRKLAPRKSVKIGRPGYTVTKQYDPDTKQHSFLFEIEYPEIEDNSKPRHRFMASYEQKIQSWDKRYQYLLFAAEPYEVIGFKIPSTEIDKSTDKFFSYWDPDKKSYILQLYFKPRAPEINRQPAAPGTVPNGTGGPPGAPPRPPSQPQALPPPPPNAPMGMPPRIPPPPMSGLQPPPPPPPLANGPPRSIPPPPPSGGPMANFTPGAPPPRPPMQGYPGPQQ